A stretch of DNA from Scomber japonicus isolate fScoJap1 chromosome 19, fScoJap1.pri, whole genome shotgun sequence:
TTAATTCAGGACAACTTTTTTACATTTCGCTTAatagttttaaattaaattaaagtgaatGTTATAGTTTCGCTCATATAGTCTTCCATACTGTCTGTTAGCATTGTTAAATATTATCTAACCCTAATATCACCTTTCACCCAGTTAGCTACACCGCTATTTCACTTCATGACGAGCTAGGTAGCTAGTGTTAGCAAACATTCCTCCACCACCGGTGCTAATAATGTTACTTAGCTAAAAACATGGTTCATATCAAGCAGGCTCACAACGGTGCTAGTAGTTTTTTATAGCTGAAAATGTTGTTGTATTAAGCCAGTGTCACGAATCATTTCGGTAAAATAACGCTGTCTTCTGAGTTTACATGAAAGCAACAGTCAGCAAAAGGTACTTTACTCACCATAGTTCTGCTGCAAATGCCCCACATTGTGCATCAAAGAAACGCCCACACACTGAGATCTGTCACTGCTGGAACGGGATGAGGGAATATTTGAGTCCAGTATGTTGTCGACCTTTGTTCACAGCACTTCTGACTTGTCAACCACACACATCAACTACCACTGTGCAACACAATGTGAGTCATGTTACTCTGCTGCGTCCTGGGTGCCACCATAAATGAGTGTGGGTGTGACTATGATTGGACTGGATTAGATtccattattttaaatttgtctTACAGTTATTTACAATGATCATATTCATCTAATCAAAGATGAAGGAGACACAGTCCGTTCAAATCATGATCACTGTGGCTTTGATCCAAGtcaaatttaaatgaataagaataaagaacaataagtcagtacaaaaacaataggagttaaaaaatatagtaaaataatatGATGTAgtatagaaaacatatttcaaatgcttataaatatatgaaaacccaacaaaaactaaaacatttttcttttaaagaaaattaggccaaaaaaaaaaaaaaaaaagtcttaaaggATTTTTACAAACGCATAGGAATCCCAAATGATGTTATTGGAAAGAATAGAAAAACAGATTTCCTATCTCCTTATAAAATCCCTACAGGATGTTTCAATAAATGTATAGGAATTTCTATATCTGTATTTCTATTGGAAAAGATGAAAATCCTGTCGGACCTTTTAACTAGGGTGATTACGATCAAATTCAATTAATTTATACTAAGGTAAGATCTAGATATCAACATATAGATATAGAGATAGAGGGACAAAATGTgactaaaataaatcattattctGTATTAGGGCGTTTATTTTTGATACTTTCACAGTATTTAGGCCCATCTAAGTAAAATGTCGAGTGTAggacttcatttattcatttattatggTGATAACGGGCATCCACAAAGAGAAAGTGGTAGAAAGTGGCCGTGTGTTTTTGTACACAGAGGTGTCATACACTATTGAAGCAGCGGGGGCAGTAATGGCTGCTTTAAATCTGTTTCAAAACTCACGAAGGAGACTGTTAGCCTCGCTATGGCGGAAACAGAGCAGCAGGGAGGTAAATAtgtacctgtgtgtttgtgcgttcAGCATGGTTAAGCTCTGTGTCTCTTCTTCACTCACGCGTTGTAAGCTGTGCAGGTTAGCAGGTTAGCAGGTTCACTGCACTCAATGCAACGCAGTAACTTTAGTAACTCTCGTAGGAAAACACAGAAACCATGTCTCCGCTGTTCTCAATCAAAGCTACAGAggttttaattacatttctgcTGGTAGTCATTTAGACGCGTTATAACTCTACAACTGTGCACCAACTTCAGCTCGTATTTGAAGTAATGCGTAGTTAGCAGTCGTTGTCAAATGATATTTATTTAGCATGTTTGTAGGTGTAGTGGCTGGGTATGTTAGCTAGCAAAACAATGTAGTAAATTGACAAGAGAACCGCTTTATTTTACTATAAGAATATTATTAGCGCaccaaactgtatttaaaagttgataatAGTTCAATTATtccacacatatatatgtacttatattatatatacagtataaatcaTATGCGCTTTGCAAACGCAGACCAAACACGCACCAAGATTGATATGACGTATGTTGATAAGGTGTTCACATTAATTAAACCTTTGGTTACCGTAAACATTGTAATAAAAGAGCAACTCAATGTAGAAACGTAGTATTACACTTTCATTAAGTTGGTTAAACCCAGATATTCTGACTTAATTGATTTACTGACTCCCATTACTCCTCAATGTGAGTCAAGCTCAGAAATACTGGATGCTACATTCCCCATAATGCAATAATGTAAGAGCATCTTTACGGTATGTTCCTTCAGTGGTAAACATCTACATCTTTGAAACTCTAGTTAATAACAGGGTTTTTGTTCAAACTctacagtcaaaacagaaaggACACACACTTAATATTATATACAATGGTCAATGAATTCACTTATTTGGACAACGTTAAAGTTAATGACAAACTATTTGCttgcagtttattttatttgattgcttttatctttctattgtgtactttatctttttattgtgcttatattgtgttatctatttattgtgttttatctttttgtgcagcactttggacaaccttgtgtttgttaaaatcgCGCTATATATAgctgtatataaataaagtgggtTGGATTGGAATGAGATTAATATAAGGGTAAATGAAACAATCCCCTTTTACCTTTTTCTTTTAGGGTCCAACCCTGAGGATGAAGCACCTGAAGCCAACACCATCTTCATGGTACCCAAAAAAGAAATCAGCATGGTACCCGACATGGGCAAGTGGAAGAGATCTCAGGTAGGTTCCTCCTTACTACTGTGTGCACACATGTCAAAATCCAGATGTTTTTAATCTGACATCCTTATCGCAATCAGTTATTGTAGCAGTTTAGCTGACTGCACATCTGGATACCCTCCAGTTATCAATATCTCTCCTCTTTACAGGCGTATGCTGACTACATGGGCTTCATTCTGACACTGAATGAAGGTATAAAGGGGAAGAAGCTCACATGTGAATATAAAGTATCTGAGGTATGTTGCTATTGTGGCCTGTGAGACTCTGCTTCTTGGTGTGTTGATAGCCTTTTATATTCTTAAGGGTTCTTATCGTTGGGGTTTAGAGGATTGATTCACATTTGTAGCTACAgtttcctacatttcccataatgtaAGAGTGGGTTGGTGCTTACAGGTTCAACTTCTAACACTACTTAGATGTGGATTTTAACTATTTCTTACAAAAACACTTGGAGGGAAAAGGTTAGCCTAACTTAAGGTCCACTTCCTAGCTTTTCCTGGAGCTTTCAACCTCACTTCATGGTCTTCATAAATGGATAGAGCATCATCACTGATATCTAAGCCTGACTAAATGCTGTGACATTTAGCATGGATGATGATGGCCCCTAGAAGGTGAATCTTTGGGTGAATTTGTTAAATTTccacattacagtaaaagtcaGTGTTTTAAAGCTCAAGATTGAGTTTAAATAATACTGTCTGCAGAGTTTAGGTCTTAATTTGGTCTTATGTTGTAGTGTGGATGGGAAAATTGAGCTTTTCCAATACAATGAAATTGTAAGTGAGAGAGTAAGAGGCTAcagaagcagctgtgtgtgagctCAATATTCAGATTGactgtttgttatttgtttCTGACTGACATGATACTGATGTTTATCAGCATAAACAGCGTTGCTACAGCGTTGCTACAGCGTTGCTACAGCGTTGCTACAGCGTTGCTACAGCGTTGCTACAGTCTcttttgtgttgctgtgtgaCAGACAGTGGAGAAGTTACTAGATCTTTTGGGGACTCTGGACAGATGGATAAACGAGACCCCTCCTGTCGACCAGCCGTCACGCTTTGGTAATAAGGCCTACAGAACCTGGTACGGCAAACTAGAACAggttagtacacacacacacacacacacacacactcacattcacaaaAACTCAGCGCATTtactaaaaaaaatctgtgtgtaACTGATTGAGATCATTCTTGTATGTGTAATGTAGCTGTAACTTCACATCAGTTCCTAACTATAAGTCTAAGTTCACACCAGCTGtgtctcaggaggtagagcaagTCCTAATTATGaatcaaatgtatttgtatagcacctttcacacaGGTTATAGTGCAGTTTTTAAAATTGACTGACAAGGTTATAATGAGATGGTGcaatagaataaaaaatagataataaaaccaacaatataTATGACATCATGAGTGTCAAAGtgacattatgaaataaaacttGAGAGAGGAGGtatcattgaaaaaaaatgctATTATGAAATACATAGCAGCCAGTCAAAAAGTACAGAAGATGTCTAAATCTAATTTTACAAAAACTACATAGAGTAAGGCCACATCAACATGTATTGATTGTTAGGCAGATGCAGGGAGTGACACAGTACCAGCAGTAGCTTCATGCATCATTTACCCTCTACATTAAGAGAGCAGAACAGACAACAGTATTTAGTGTGGATCAGTCACACTACACtgatgaattgtgtgtgtgtgtgtgtgtgtgtgtgtgtgtgtgtgtgtgtgtgtgtgtgtgtgtgtgtgtaggaagcAGAGGCCTTGGTGTCAACAGTCCTCCCTGCTGACAAACATGCAGCAGCTCCAGAGATAGCCGTCTATCTGAAAGAGGCTGTGGGGAACTCCACCAGGATAGACTATGGAACAGGTAACAGAgctattcatgtttttttttaatttcagtccataattttactttataattaattaaaaatcagAAACATCCTATTTGAGTCTAATTAGGGATACTTGTTCCATATCATCTCCTCttatctctccctcttcctttcttatCAAAATACCCCAAAAAATCTGACTGTCATACAGTCATAACAAATTAGCTGGTGTTGTACTGTCCATGTGTGAAAGTACACAAGGATCTCTGTTATATAAATGTCATCATCAGATCGTGCATGCGTAGGTTCTGTGTGAACATCTGCTACCTCCCAATTTGGGACACTCCACTCCACATAGACTCCACAAAGGAATGCTGTATAAACAGAACTGCTACACATCCATGGTGTCCACAGCTGTCCATGTACATGTCTGTTTGGGAGGTTATTTGGGGCAGTTGGAGCTATATGTGGAGCCCATGTATACACCTTCTGATGTTGAAACTACGTCATCGTCATGTACTTGTGGAAGCAGAAAGTATTATTCCAgcttaaagttgaagtatgtaactctgacaccaagcgtttagaaatggtactgcggctcacgttcaaaacactggagagagctgttaatcctcgccccctccctgccagagtctacttcacgcgggttgccagttgttggacgtgatcctgcatatcctcctccgtatcagcggttgcagctgagtgctgtatgacgctgtaaccgtctccatgtttcgaaggcatctcctatacatccccttgttttgtttctcaaattgtcacaacgtatttgagagtcatattgaggtttttttggttttgtaacatcagacattatctgcagtgttcctagctgcagctcagtggcaaccatagactgtatataagaaatggacgtaacatccgtgacgtcacccattggtttgtggactgctgctcggaagccaatagtttcgaatctaggcagcgccatcttgagaatttcaggtgcatgctgggaaaaaaagaacacggattctacttatatgggcatgaggcggagtcatggacggaagtatgggcgggactaacggcggagcggggaggctgcgattggttgcgagggctggatctcaaggacattggtcaatcaccctgtcaatcaggacgtagccacgccctaatgcataccctgctttatcgtcacatataaaatcagggaggccaaaatgtcacaaatgaacatcatactgcattgaagaaggctttaaactagcgattgagaccataaagacattttgaaaacgtttactgaggttagaaatcaagtgagaagttggtgaattctccattgacttgtatagagccggaagtctttttgaacacaaaacggtcgccccctggtggccttttgatagaatgcagctctaagttacttccgcattggcttcttttcagaggataggtactccccgcctggtggcaactggcaacctggctgctgaaatgCTCCTGACTTTgtgattggtagataggtggtgggtggagcatcagtactgactcggtgattggtagataggtggtgggtggagcatcagtactgacttggtgattggtagctaggtggtgggtggagcatcagtactgacttggtgattggtagctagttggtgggtggagcatcaggccaaaacacagaatgacaacataaacattacttgagggctgcaactgaacttttcaaatgtgaatattctggctggactactactgtcagtgatatcagtgtttgaaattaacatgattccttaatgtttGGTGATATTTAGGgcaattttatgattacttggaatatatgttacatacagctactttaacaaaaacaaacccacCATATCTTATGTTTAAAGAGTGAGTAAATAGCCAAATCTATCACTCCAAAGAATTCAATTCCTTTGGCTTCAGCATTGAAGACATTTGGACAAAGCACAAAATGTCCATTTAAGATAAAGCTggataaacaataaaaataataacaataaagttTGAGcaggagagaaagtgaaagtggTAGTATTACCAATGGTGTTATATACTGTGAACTAAAAGTAACATCATTGATAGTAGCAGTAGTAAGTTGTAAGTTAAAAGTAGTACTAGTAACTTGATATTGTTagttttattcatcatattaGTGCCAAATTCACAAAGTTGCAGTATGATAAATGTAAGTATTGTGAATTTGAGCGAAGCACAAATGAAACTCCGCACACATCCACTTCTTCATGTGTTACTTGTATGTTTGTCTCCTCAGGTCATGAAGCTGCGTTCGCTGCGTTCCTCTGCTGTCTCTGTAAGGTGGGAGCTCTCAGGGTCGATGATCAGCTAGCTATcgtttttaaggtttttaacaggtgagctgctgctgctgatgctgctgctgtaatgtgCTATACAGTtaatgtgattgtttttttttatttttctaatacacaggaagtgatgtgacTTTGCTTCTTAAAGGAAaattctctttgtttttttttaagtatagtTTTGGGGCTtgttgcctttaatgtacaggttagtagagagagacaggaaatgggaggcagagaggggggcaatgatATGCAGGATAGGACTACTCGGTGCAGGATTCGAAtcagggtcgcctgcagtgaggactgtagcctcaacacatggggcgggtgctctatcCACTGAGTTAAACACCGTTTTTTAACCTTGGATCTTATTCTCATATTTGTAGTCATTTTAAATACACTGGTTACACTGTTCTCTAATACCGCTTCGAAGCAATTTTCACAGTCTAGTGTATTCCATAATTCACCACGGTATATTGCACAACAACAGTCCAGTTGTGCTGGTAGTGCTCCAATTGATTGGTTTTAGGACTGATAATAATGAAGACACAAGAATAACTGAAGTTTGTGAAAGTTGgttaacattaacaatgaatattttcttgtctgtaattatataaatctgcaatataCATGAATTCTTTATACTATATAcaagtgtgcaatgttcctgggattaaacagtaaggacagcctcagtcttattagtgggagctgtggtgttgtacagtctgaagGCTGACGGTATGAAAGAGCACCCCAAGTGCTTTGAGGGGGGCTCGTCCTTGACTAAAGATTCTGTGAAAATATCAATTGAGAAACAAGTCTAGTCttgttgagggttagggtctgtcgAGGACATTGGCCCTACATACCATGTCCATGATCAAAGATTTTGATAATGTTCCATTCAAATTGATATCTTACTGTCTCATTTGTGTAGCTTAAATTAAACCTTTGTGCCTCTTGATAACTTGATTTAATTTCTCTTCTCAGCTCCTGAATGTGAATTTTTTGGTGTGTAATACTGTTCGGTTGATGCTACTGTACTCTTAGTTCAACAAATCATCTGAGCTCCATTGTTCgatgtacagtatttatatttgtatgagTGATGGGATGTCCTTATGGGTATCCCAGTGAACTCTGATAAATGTCTACACTCATACAGGCACTTGGACACTGTGATAGTAACTGGAAATATGTCACCTAAGTAGCCATTTGACATGTGGGTATTGGGATGCACCTAGTATGTATAGGGGCAAGCAGCACAATTTGATCGTCCAACACGGCTCCATGCTAGATGATAAAGCCCAGTGTGTTGTCctcattcaaatgaaaataatggttgCTTTTTTTGTCCACCCAAGGATAATGTCATATCGACCATGACCCTGAGTGTTAGTATTGATCTGTCTATATTCTGTTTGtatgtactgtgtgttttttgcagGTATCTTGAAGTGATGCGAAAGCTCCAGAGGACCTACAGAATGGAGCCAGCTGGAAGCCAAGGTGTGTGGGGCCTGGACGACTTCCAGTTTCTGCCATTCATATGGGGCAGCGCCCAGTTTG
This window harbors:
- the ptpa gene encoding serine/threonine-protein phosphatase 2A activator is translated as MAETEQQGGSNPEDEAPEANTIFMVPKKEISMVPDMGKWKRSQAYADYMGFILTLNEGIKGKKLTCEYKVSETVEKLLDLLGTLDRWINETPPVDQPSRFGNKAYRTWYGKLEQEAEALVSTVLPADKHAAAPEIAVYLKEAVGNSTRIDYGTGHEAAFAAFLCCLCKVGALRVDDQLAIVFKVFNRYLEVMRKLQRTYRMEPAGSQGVWGLDDFQFLPFIWGSAQFVDHPTLEPRHFIDEKVVNEYHPDYMFLECIKFINEMKTGPFAEHSNQLWNISAVPSWSKVNQGLIRMYKAECLEKFPVIQHFKFGSLLSIEPTKP